A window of Pelomonas sp. SE-A7 genomic DNA:
GACTCGGCCCAGCAGATCTGGGCCGCCGGCCTGGGTGCTTTCGCCAAGGCCCAGGGCGAAGGCGGCAAGGTCTTCGAGGCCCTGGTCAGCGAAGGCATGAAGCTGCAGAAGAAGACTCAGTCGGCCGCCGAGCAGAAGCTGTCCGCCATGACCAGCAAGGTCAGCGGCATGGCCGGCGACGTCGGCGCCAAGGCCGGCCAGCACTGGGACAAGCTGGAAAGCATCTTTGAAGAGCGCGTGGCCCAGGCCCTCAAGCGCCTGGGCGTGCCCACGGCCAAGGAAGTCGAGGCCCTGATCGAGCGCATCGACGCGCTGAGCAAGGCCGTCGGCGTGCCGGTCAAGAAGGCCGCTCCCGCCAAGAAGGCCGCCCCGGCCAAGAAGGCGGCGCCCGCTGCCAAGAAGCCTGCAGGCAAGGCCGCCCCGGCCAAGAAGGCAGCCCCCGCCAAGAAGGCCCCGGCCCGCAAGCCGGCCGCCAAGAAGGCGACTCCGGCCACCCCGGCCTGATCGTCCCCTGCTGGAGACGGCTGAAGCATGAAGACAGCCTCCCCGCGCCGCGCCCGCGTGGCGCTGGCGCTGGCCGGCGGCGGTCCGCTGGGCGCGATCTACGAGATCGGCGCCCTGTGCGCGCTCGAAGAAGTCCTGTCCGGCTTCGAGTTCAAGGACTGCGACGGCTTCATTGGCGTCAGCGCCGGCGGCTTCATCGCCGCGGGCCTGGCCAATGGCCTCAGCCCGCGCCAGCTCTGCGCCGCCTTCATCGAGAACAGCAGCGAGGCGCCGGACCGCTTCGACCCCGCCCTGCTGCTGCGCCCGGCCTGGGACGAATACCGGCGCCGCCTCAAGCGCCTGCCAGGCCTGCTGGCCAAGGCGCTGTGGGAAGTCGGCGTCGAAGGCCGCTCACTGCTGGGCGCGCTGGAAAGGCTGGGCCCGGCCCTGCCGACCGGCCTGCTGTCGGGCGAGCCCATCGCCGAGCAATTGCGCGCCCAGTTCAGCCTGCCCGGCCGCACCGATGATTTCCGCCAGCTGAGGTCGCGCCTGGTCCTGGTCGCCACCGACCTGGACAGCGGCGCTGCCGTCCCCTTCGGCATGCCCGGCCATGACGAGGTGCCGATCTCGCGCGCCGTCCAGGCCAGCGCCGCCCTGCCGGGCCTGTTCCCGCCGGTGCGAATAGCCGGCCGCTACTACGTCGATGGCGCGCTCAAGAAGACCTTGCATGCCTCGGTGCTGCTGGCCCAGAAGCCCGAGCTGCTGATCTGCCTGAATCCGCTGGTGCCCTACCAGGCCGACGAGGGCGAGCAGATCCCGCCGCTGGTCGATGCCGGGCTGCCGGTGGTGATGTCGCAGACCTTCCGCTCGCTGATCCACTCGCGGCTGGAGCTGGGCATGAAGGGCTATGCCCGCAGCCATCCGGACACCGACATCCTGCTGTTCGAGCCCGACCCGCGCGATGCCGAGCTCTACATGGCCAACACCTTCAGCTATTCGCAGCGCCGCCGCCTTGCCGAGCATGCCTACCAGCAGACCCGCGCCATCCTGCGCCGCCAGTTCGCCGGCCTGAAGCCGCGCCTGGCCGCCCATGGCCTGAAGCTGGACGAGGCCGTGCTGTTCGACGCCGACCGCCAATTGCTGGCACCGGTCCGGCCGGAAAGCTCGCTGGAACAGCGCAGCCGGGCTGCGATCAAGCGTCTGGACGCGGCGCTGAGCCGGCTGGAAGCACGGCACGCGTGAAGCGCTTCACGACCGGCCCCAGGGACCCATCGGCCTGAGGGGGCAGGAATCCGGGGCCCGGTCCGGACAATCGCGGCTGTCGCGCATCCAGCGCCCAACCCTGGCTCCCCAAGCAATGAAAAAGTCCCTGGTCGTCGCTCTCTTGAGCGCCCCCCTGATGGCCCTGGCCGGCCCGATCAACCTGCTGAGCAACGGCAGTTTCGAAGCCACGCCGCAGGCCGCCGGCAGCTGGAGCCGCCAGGACAGCCTGCCGGGCTGGTTGGTGGGCAGCAACCAGGCCGAGCTGCGCAACGATGTGGTGGGCAAGGCCAGCAACGGCGTCAACTTCCTGGAACTGGACGTGGACCGCAACAGCCAGATCAGCCAGACCGTGGCGACCGTGCTGGGCCAGTGGTACGAGCTGAGCTTCGACTATTCCAACCGTGCCGGCGTGGCCGTGGCCAGCAATGGGCTGGGCTGGGGCGTGGCCGGCGTCAGCAGCCTGGCCCCGGTGCTGAGCTACAACGGCAGTGCCGACAACCAGTGGAGCCACTACAGCTACCGCTTCCAGGCCACCGGCAGCAGCAGCACGGTCAGCTTCTGGGCCCAGGGCACGAACGACAGCCTGGGCACTTCGCTGGACAACGTGGCCCTGAGCGCCGTGCCCGAGCCTCAGAGCTGGGCGCTTTTCGGCCTGGCGCTGGCCATCGCGGTCGCTTTCAGCCGTCGCCGCCGTTCGTGAACTGAATCACGGATGGCCCGGAACGCCCCCAGCAAGCGAGGGGATGAAATCCGGGCGATCCACGCCCACAATAGGCTCATGACGACAGCAACAGGCTGGGCGTCGTTGGAAGCGCAGCATTCGGCGGGTAGAGACAAAGAATGCGGCGCTTGGTACTGAGCAGTAAGCGTTTTGTTGTTGGATTGACGAAGATTGTTGGACATGAATTCGGGCGCAGCGGGCAACCGCCGCGCCCTTTCTTTTTGTCCCGCCCCGTCGTCAGTCGCCCAGGTAGCGCTGCCGCAGATGCGCCTTGAAATGCGCCGGGTTCAGCGGCTCCCCGCTGGCCCGCTGCACCAGCTCGGGCGTGGTCCAGCGGCTGCCCTGGGTCCAGATGCGCTCGCGCAGCCAGTCAAAAACCAGGCCCAGCTCGCCGGCGGCAATGCGCTGGTCCAGCCCGGGCGTCTCGCGCCGCATCGCGGCGAAGAACTGGGCGGCATACATGGCACCCAGCGTGTAGCAGGGGAAGTAGCCGAACAGGCCGGCGCCCCAGTGCACGTCCTGCATGCAGCCGTCCTTGTAGTTGCCGCGGGTGTCGAGGCCCAGCAGCTCCTGCATCCTGGCGTCCCACAGGGCCGGGATGTCCTCGCATTCGATGCGGCCCTCGATCAGCGGCCGCTCGATCTCGTAGCGCAGGATCACATGGGCCGGATAGGTGACCTCGTCGGCATCGACCCGGATGTAACCCGGTGCCACGCGGGTCAGCAGCCGCTGCAGATTGCCCGGCTCGAAGGCCGGCTGCTCGCCCAGGTGTCGGCCGACCAGCGGGCTCAACAGCCGGGCGAAGGCCGGATGGCTGCCCAGCTGCATCTCGAAGGACAGGCTCTGGCTCTCATGCAGGCCCATGGAGCGGGCCTCGGCAATGGGCAAGCCCAGCCAGTCGCGGCGCAGACCCTGCTCGTAGCGGCCATGGCCGGTCTCGTGGATGGTGCCCATCAGGGCCGGCAGGAAGCTGTCTTCGCGGTAGCGCGTGGTCATGCGCACGTCCTCGGGCACGCCGCCGCAGAACGGATGGGCGCTCTCGTCCAGCCGCCCGGCCTCGAAGTCGAATCCCAGCAGCTGCATCACCTCGTGGCCCAAAGCCTTCTGCGCCGCCTGCGTGAAAGGGCCGGTCGGCTCGATCACAGCCTCGGTGGCCTGGCGGGCCGTCACCTCGCGGATCAGGCCGGGCAGCCATTGGCGCAGCTCGCCGAACACGCGGTCGATCTCGCTGGAGCGCATGCCCGGCTCATAACGGTCGAGCAGCGCGTCATAGGGCGAGAGGCCGCTGCTCTGCGACAGCAGGCCGGCCTCTTCGCGCGCCAGGCGCACGACCTCGCGCAGGTTTTCCAGGTAGCCGGGCCAGTCGTTGGCCGGCCGCTGGCTGCGCCAGGCATGCTCGCAGCGCGAGTTGGCCAGCGACTTGGCCTCGACCAGCGAAGGCGGCAGCGCATTGCTGGCGCGCCAGACCCTCTGCATCTCGCGCAGGCTGGCCTGCTCCACCTCGCCCAGCGGCTCGGCCGCCGCCGCGCTCAGCAGGCCTTCCAGCGCCGGGTCGGTTGCCATCTCGTGCAGCAGACCGCCCATCTCCGCCAGAGCCAGCGAGCGGGCCTCGTTGCCCTTGGCCGGCATGTTGGC
This region includes:
- a CDS encoding carboxypeptidase M32 → MNSTPAYLDLCRRHQRLYRLNHLQAIASWDQSANMPAKGNEARSLALAEMGGLLHEMATDPALEGLLSAAAAEPLGEVEQASLREMQRVWRASNALPPSLVEAKSLANSRCEHAWRSQRPANDWPGYLENLREVVRLAREEAGLLSQSSGLSPYDALLDRYEPGMRSSEIDRVFGELRQWLPGLIREVTARQATEAVIEPTGPFTQAAQKALGHEVMQLLGFDFEAGRLDESAHPFCGGVPEDVRMTTRYREDSFLPALMGTIHETGHGRYEQGLRRDWLGLPIAEARSMGLHESQSLSFEMQLGSHPAFARLLSPLVGRHLGEQPAFEPGNLQRLLTRVAPGYIRVDADEVTYPAHVILRYEIERPLIEGRIECEDIPALWDARMQELLGLDTRGNYKDGCMQDVHWGAGLFGYFPCYTLGAMYAAQFFAAMRRETPGLDQRIAAGELGLVFDWLRERIWTQGSRWTTPELVQRASGEPLNPAHFKAHLRQRYLGD
- a CDS encoding phasin family protein, which gives rise to MVKKLQKMAAKQKATASNGAFAGLPAGLLEGQIGQAVKDSAQQIWAAGLGAFAKAQGEGGKVFEALVSEGMKLQKKTQSAAEQKLSAMTSKVSGMAGDVGAKAGQHWDKLESIFEERVAQALKRLGVPTAKEVEALIERIDALSKAVGVPVKKAAPAKKAAPAKKAAPAAKKPAGKAAPAKKAAPAKKAPARKPAAKKATPATPA
- a CDS encoding DUF642 domain-containing protein translates to MKKSLVVALLSAPLMALAGPINLLSNGSFEATPQAAGSWSRQDSLPGWLVGSNQAELRNDVVGKASNGVNFLELDVDRNSQISQTVATVLGQWYELSFDYSNRAGVAVASNGLGWGVAGVSSLAPVLSYNGSADNQWSHYSYRFQATGSSSTVSFWAQGTNDSLGTSLDNVALSAVPEPQSWALFGLALAIAVAFSRRRRS
- a CDS encoding patatin-like phospholipase family protein, with amino-acid sequence MKTASPRRARVALALAGGGPLGAIYEIGALCALEEVLSGFEFKDCDGFIGVSAGGFIAAGLANGLSPRQLCAAFIENSSEAPDRFDPALLLRPAWDEYRRRLKRLPGLLAKALWEVGVEGRSLLGALERLGPALPTGLLSGEPIAEQLRAQFSLPGRTDDFRQLRSRLVLVATDLDSGAAVPFGMPGHDEVPISRAVQASAALPGLFPPVRIAGRYYVDGALKKTLHASVLLAQKPELLICLNPLVPYQADEGEQIPPLVDAGLPVVMSQTFRSLIHSRLELGMKGYARSHPDTDILLFEPDPRDAELYMANTFSYSQRRRLAEHAYQQTRAILRRQFAGLKPRLAAHGLKLDEAVLFDADRQLLAPVRPESSLEQRSRAAIKRLDAALSRLEARHA